A genomic stretch from Helianthus annuus cultivar XRQ/B chromosome 1, HanXRQr2.0-SUNRISE, whole genome shotgun sequence includes:
- the LOC110870683 gene encoding formin-like protein 1 isoform X1, which translates to MKFTIFFFLFIFTFTTTTTTTTVNNRRTLHQPFFPQDSPPAPSPPSSTDVPFTPTPTTTASPPSDHPFFQEYPSPPPPQTSTPSASFPANISSLNLPSSAKSKSVSSKLIATAVTLVIAAAIVVAIVIYLRVKKHRRSPTDTTSFSDEKTHRSDSSSRVVITNNADSITSGGSVSNNNNNNTNRIPKLSRPSQTSAEFLYLGTIVNSRNGIDGTTIGIVNNHRVDGDGKKLRKLDSPELRPLPPLTSVGAGGVPTMSNLGNNNFENVEVESSKDEEFEEFYSPRGSIGTGSGSRTTFGGVPVENYESGRIIGSVPGSVSGSGSGSSSCSSSSSGSPVRSVSLSISPPVSLSPIRSRPKSPELLSIQTPPPPSRLAPPPPPPPPPPQNLVIPSPEIGLSDFSSDQYSPPPPARTPPPPQNLVIPSPEIELSDFSSDQDSPPPPARTPPPPPPPPQNLVIPLPEIGLSDFSSDQDSPPAPTRIPTPPPPPPLPPTKYWDSQSPKTPASVRPPVLVTPARPVPVINDQDQPEVSPMEPLPENQENLETPKPKLKPLHWDKVRASSDREMVWDQLKSSSFKLNEEMIETLFIVKTPNSSNSNESSATRRAILPTPMSQENRVLDPKKSQNIAISLRALNVTIDEVCDALLEGKFASFPQKFTFFFLSFFVIIFVCDHTGNADTLGTELLESLLKMAPTKEEERKLKEYKDDTPFKLGPAEKFLKAVLDVPFAFKRVEAMLYISNFESEVEYLKRSFQTLEAACEELRNSRMFLKLLEAVLKTGNRMNVGTNRGDAHAFKLDTLLKLVDVKGTDGKTTLLHFVVQEIIKSEGARLSIPDAQSPTVANDTKARKLGLQVVAGISSELSNVKKAAAMDSDVLNSDVTKLSKGISDISQVVRLNETLSDGVNRERFSESMNAFMKTAEEEIIKIQAQESVAFSLVKEITEYFHGNSAKEEAHPLRIFMVVRDFLTVLDRVCKEVVSVNERIVVSSAHKFPVPVNPTLLPVFTRQFSSSDDESNSSFRLSS; encoded by the exons ATGAaattcaccatcttcttcttcctcttcatcttcacattcacaaccaccaccaccaccaccaccgtcaacaACCGCCGGACACTCCACCAGCCGTTTTTCCCACAAGACTCACCACCAGCACCATCACCACCGTCATCAACCGATGTACCCTTcacacccacccccaccaccaccgcATCTCCACCATCTGACCATCCGTTCTTCCAAGAATACCCCTCACCACCGCCTCCACAAACCTCAACTCCGTCAGCCTCTTTTCCAGCCAACATCTCGTCACTAAATCTCCCAAGTTCTGCTAAATCCAAATCAGTGTCATCAAAACTAATCGCAACCGCTGTCACGCTAGTAATCGCCGCCGCTATCGTTGTCGCAATCGTAATTTACCTACGAGTTAAAAAGCATCGAAGATCTCCCACCGATACTACGTCGTTTAGCGACGAGAAAACTCACAGATCCGATAGTAGTAGCAGAGTAGTTATTACTAACAATGCAGATTCTATTACTAGTGGAGGCAGTgttagtaataataataacaataatactaATAGGATACCGAAGCTTAGTCGTCCGTCACAAACTAGTGCGGAATTTCTGTACCTTGGTACTATTGTTAATTCCAGAAATGGAATAGATGGAACAACAATTGGGATTGTTAATAATCACCGTGTAGATGGTGATGGTAAGAAGTTGAGGAAATTGGATTCACCCGAACTCCGCCCACTGCCGCCACTTACGAGTGTCGGTGCGGGCGGAGTACCGACGATGAGTAATTTGGGGAAtaataattttgaaaatgtgGAAGTTGAATCTTCTAAAGATGAAGAGTTTGAAGAGTTTTATTCGCCTCGTGGGTCTATTGGTACCGGATCTGGTTCCAGAACCACTTTTGGTGGAGTTCCGGTGGAGAATTATGAGTCCGGGAGGATAATTGGGTCGGTTCCGGGTTCGGTTTCGGGTTCAGGTTCGGGTTCGTCGTCTTGTTCTTCGTCTAGTTCGGGTTCTCCGGTGAGGTCTGTGTCGTTGAGTATTTCGCCGCCGGTGAGTTTGAGTCCGATTAGATCCCGGCCGAAGTCGCCGGAGCTTTTGTCGATTCAAACCCCTCCGCCGCCGTCTCGGTTAGCTcctccgccgccaccaccacctccgccgCCGCAGAATCTGGTCATCCCATCGCCGGAAATTGGATTGTCGGATTTTTCAAGTGATCAATATTCACCGCCACCGCCGGCGAGAACTCCTCCACCACCGCAGAATCTGGTCATCCCATCGCCGGAAATTGAATTGTCGGATTTTTCAAGTGATCAAGATTCACCGCCACCGCCGGCGAGAACTCCGccgccgccaccgccaccgccgcaGAATCTGGTCATCCCATTGCCGGAAATTGGATTATCGGATTTTTCAAGTGATCAAGACTCACCTCCGGCACCGACGAGAATTCCGACACCGCCGCCGCCACCGCCACTACCGCCAACGAAGTACTGGGACTCTCAGAGTCCGAAAACACCCGCATCGGTTCGTCCACCGGTTTTAGTGACGCCTGCGAGACCCGTGCCTGTGATCAACGATCAAGATCAACCGGAGGTGTCGCCTATGGAACCATTGCcggaaaatcaagaaaatcttgAAACACCAAAACCGAAACTGAAACCGCTTCATTGGGATAAAGTTAGAGCAAGTTCTGATCGAGAAATGGTGTGGGATCAACTCAAATCTAGTTCTTTTAA GTTGAATGAGGAGATGATAGAGACATTGTTCATTGTTAAGACGCCGAACTCGAGTAATTCAAACGAATCATCCGCCACGAGACGGGCAATTCTACCGACACCAATGAGCCAGGAAAACCGAGTTCTTGACCCGAAAAAGTCACAAAACATTGCAATTTCGCTTAGGGCACTCAATGTGACAATTGATGAAGTTTGTGATGCACTTTTAGAAGGTAAATTTGCTTCATTTCCacaaaagtttacatttttttttttgagttttttcgTTATAATTTTTGTTTGTGATCATACAGGTAATGCGGATACACTGGGGACCGAGCTTCTCGAGAGTTTGTTGAAAATGGCTCCGACTAAAGAAGAAGAACGGAAGCTAAAAGAATACAAAGATGATACGCCTTTTAAGCTTGGTCCGGCTGAGAAGTTTCTAAAGGCGGTTCTTGATGTACCGTTTGCGTTTAAAAGAGTCGAGGCAATGCTTTACATATCCAACTTTGAGTCCGAGGTCGAGTACCTTAAACGCTCTTTTCAAACTCTTGAG GCTGCATGCGAAGAGCTTAGAAACAGCCGAATGTTTCTAAAACTCCTAGAAGCCGTTTTGAAAACCGGAAACCGCATGAACGTAGGAACAAACCGAGGTGATGCACACGCTTTCAAACTCGACACACTCCTTAAACTTGTTGACGTTAAAGGCACCGACGGAAAGACAACTCTTTTACACTTTGTCGTTCAAGAAATCATCAAAAGCGAAGGGGCTCGCCTTTCTATTCCCGACGCCCAAAGCCCCACCGTTGCTAATGACACAAAGGCCCGCAAACTTGGTCTCCAAGTCGTCGCTGGTATCAGTTCCGAACTCTCAAATGTCAAGAAAGCTGCAGCCATGGATTCCGACGTTCTTAATAGTGACGTGACGAAACTATCCAAGGGTATTTCCGACATTTCACAGGTTGTCAGGTTAAACGAAACACTTTCGGATGGTGTAAACCGCGAAAGATTCTCAGAATCCATGAACGCGTTTATGAAAACCGCGGAGGAAGAGATTATCAAGATTCAAGCTCAAGAAAGCGTCGCGTTTTCGTTAGTAAAGGAAATAACCGAATACTTTCATGGGAATTCCGCTAAAGAAGAAGCACACCCCTTAAGAATATTCATGGTAGTGAGAGATTTCTTGACGGTTCTTGATCGCGTGTGCAAGGAAGTTGTGTCGGTAAATGAACGAATAGTCGTTAGTTCGGCTCATAAGTTCCCCGTGCCAGTAAACCCGACACTTCTACCGGTATTTACGCGACAGTTTAGTTCCTCAGATGATGAAAGTAATTCTTCATTTCGACTGTCATCATAG
- the LOC110870683 gene encoding formin-like protein 1 isoform X2, giving the protein MKFTIFFFLFIFTFTTTTTTTTVNNRRTLHQPFFPQDSPPAPSPPSSTDVPFTPTPTTTASPPSDHPFFQEYPSPPPPQTSTPSASFPANISSLNLPSSAKSKSVSSKLIATAVTLVIAAAIVVAIVIYLRVKKHRRSPTDTTSFSDEKTHRSDSSSRVVITNNADSITSGGSVSNNNNNNTNRIPKLSRPSQTSAEFLYLGTIVNSRNGIDGTTIGIVNNHRVDGDGKKLRKLDSPELRPLPPLTSVGAGGVPTMSNLGNNNFENVEVESSKDEEFEEFYSPRGSIGTGSGSRTTFGGVPVENYESGRIIGSVPGSVSGSGSGSSSCSSSSSGSPVRSVSLSISPPVSLSPIRSRPKSPELLSIQTPPPPSRLAPPPPPPPPPPQNLVIPSPEIGLSDFSSDQYSPPPPARTPPPPQNLVIPSPEIELSDFSSDQDSPPPPARTPPPPPPPPQNLVIPLPEIGLSDFSSDQDSPPAPTRIPTPPPPPPLPPTKYWDSQSPKTPASVRPPVLVTPARPVPVINDQDQPEVSPMEPLPENQENLETPKPKLKPLHWDKVRASSDREMVWDQLKSSSFKLNEEMIETLFIVKTPNSSNSNESSATRRAILPTPMSQENRVLDPKKSQNIAISLRALNVTIDEVCDALLEGNADTLGTELLESLLKMAPTKEEERKLKEYKDDTPFKLGPAEKFLKAVLDVPFAFKRVEAMLYISNFESEVEYLKRSFQTLEAACEELRNSRMFLKLLEAVLKTGNRMNVGTNRGDAHAFKLDTLLKLVDVKGTDGKTTLLHFVVQEIIKSEGARLSIPDAQSPTVANDTKARKLGLQVVAGISSELSNVKKAAAMDSDVLNSDVTKLSKGISDISQVVRLNETLSDGVNRERFSESMNAFMKTAEEEIIKIQAQESVAFSLVKEITEYFHGNSAKEEAHPLRIFMVVRDFLTVLDRVCKEVVSVNERIVVSSAHKFPVPVNPTLLPVFTRQFSSSDDESNSSFRLSS; this is encoded by the exons ATGAaattcaccatcttcttcttcctcttcatcttcacattcacaaccaccaccaccaccaccaccgtcaacaACCGCCGGACACTCCACCAGCCGTTTTTCCCACAAGACTCACCACCAGCACCATCACCACCGTCATCAACCGATGTACCCTTcacacccacccccaccaccaccgcATCTCCACCATCTGACCATCCGTTCTTCCAAGAATACCCCTCACCACCGCCTCCACAAACCTCAACTCCGTCAGCCTCTTTTCCAGCCAACATCTCGTCACTAAATCTCCCAAGTTCTGCTAAATCCAAATCAGTGTCATCAAAACTAATCGCAACCGCTGTCACGCTAGTAATCGCCGCCGCTATCGTTGTCGCAATCGTAATTTACCTACGAGTTAAAAAGCATCGAAGATCTCCCACCGATACTACGTCGTTTAGCGACGAGAAAACTCACAGATCCGATAGTAGTAGCAGAGTAGTTATTACTAACAATGCAGATTCTATTACTAGTGGAGGCAGTgttagtaataataataacaataatactaATAGGATACCGAAGCTTAGTCGTCCGTCACAAACTAGTGCGGAATTTCTGTACCTTGGTACTATTGTTAATTCCAGAAATGGAATAGATGGAACAACAATTGGGATTGTTAATAATCACCGTGTAGATGGTGATGGTAAGAAGTTGAGGAAATTGGATTCACCCGAACTCCGCCCACTGCCGCCACTTACGAGTGTCGGTGCGGGCGGAGTACCGACGATGAGTAATTTGGGGAAtaataattttgaaaatgtgGAAGTTGAATCTTCTAAAGATGAAGAGTTTGAAGAGTTTTATTCGCCTCGTGGGTCTATTGGTACCGGATCTGGTTCCAGAACCACTTTTGGTGGAGTTCCGGTGGAGAATTATGAGTCCGGGAGGATAATTGGGTCGGTTCCGGGTTCGGTTTCGGGTTCAGGTTCGGGTTCGTCGTCTTGTTCTTCGTCTAGTTCGGGTTCTCCGGTGAGGTCTGTGTCGTTGAGTATTTCGCCGCCGGTGAGTTTGAGTCCGATTAGATCCCGGCCGAAGTCGCCGGAGCTTTTGTCGATTCAAACCCCTCCGCCGCCGTCTCGGTTAGCTcctccgccgccaccaccacctccgccgCCGCAGAATCTGGTCATCCCATCGCCGGAAATTGGATTGTCGGATTTTTCAAGTGATCAATATTCACCGCCACCGCCGGCGAGAACTCCTCCACCACCGCAGAATCTGGTCATCCCATCGCCGGAAATTGAATTGTCGGATTTTTCAAGTGATCAAGATTCACCGCCACCGCCGGCGAGAACTCCGccgccgccaccgccaccgccgcaGAATCTGGTCATCCCATTGCCGGAAATTGGATTATCGGATTTTTCAAGTGATCAAGACTCACCTCCGGCACCGACGAGAATTCCGACACCGCCGCCGCCACCGCCACTACCGCCAACGAAGTACTGGGACTCTCAGAGTCCGAAAACACCCGCATCGGTTCGTCCACCGGTTTTAGTGACGCCTGCGAGACCCGTGCCTGTGATCAACGATCAAGATCAACCGGAGGTGTCGCCTATGGAACCATTGCcggaaaatcaagaaaatcttgAAACACCAAAACCGAAACTGAAACCGCTTCATTGGGATAAAGTTAGAGCAAGTTCTGATCGAGAAATGGTGTGGGATCAACTCAAATCTAGTTCTTTTAA GTTGAATGAGGAGATGATAGAGACATTGTTCATTGTTAAGACGCCGAACTCGAGTAATTCAAACGAATCATCCGCCACGAGACGGGCAATTCTACCGACACCAATGAGCCAGGAAAACCGAGTTCTTGACCCGAAAAAGTCACAAAACATTGCAATTTCGCTTAGGGCACTCAATGTGACAATTGATGAAGTTTGTGATGCACTTTTAGAAG GTAATGCGGATACACTGGGGACCGAGCTTCTCGAGAGTTTGTTGAAAATGGCTCCGACTAAAGAAGAAGAACGGAAGCTAAAAGAATACAAAGATGATACGCCTTTTAAGCTTGGTCCGGCTGAGAAGTTTCTAAAGGCGGTTCTTGATGTACCGTTTGCGTTTAAAAGAGTCGAGGCAATGCTTTACATATCCAACTTTGAGTCCGAGGTCGAGTACCTTAAACGCTCTTTTCAAACTCTTGAG GCTGCATGCGAAGAGCTTAGAAACAGCCGAATGTTTCTAAAACTCCTAGAAGCCGTTTTGAAAACCGGAAACCGCATGAACGTAGGAACAAACCGAGGTGATGCACACGCTTTCAAACTCGACACACTCCTTAAACTTGTTGACGTTAAAGGCACCGACGGAAAGACAACTCTTTTACACTTTGTCGTTCAAGAAATCATCAAAAGCGAAGGGGCTCGCCTTTCTATTCCCGACGCCCAAAGCCCCACCGTTGCTAATGACACAAAGGCCCGCAAACTTGGTCTCCAAGTCGTCGCTGGTATCAGTTCCGAACTCTCAAATGTCAAGAAAGCTGCAGCCATGGATTCCGACGTTCTTAATAGTGACGTGACGAAACTATCCAAGGGTATTTCCGACATTTCACAGGTTGTCAGGTTAAACGAAACACTTTCGGATGGTGTAAACCGCGAAAGATTCTCAGAATCCATGAACGCGTTTATGAAAACCGCGGAGGAAGAGATTATCAAGATTCAAGCTCAAGAAAGCGTCGCGTTTTCGTTAGTAAAGGAAATAACCGAATACTTTCATGGGAATTCCGCTAAAGAAGAAGCACACCCCTTAAGAATATTCATGGTAGTGAGAGATTTCTTGACGGTTCTTGATCGCGTGTGCAAGGAAGTTGTGTCGGTAAATGAACGAATAGTCGTTAGTTCGGCTCATAAGTTCCCCGTGCCAGTAAACCCGACACTTCTACCGGTATTTACGCGACAGTTTAGTTCCTCAGATGATGAAAGTAATTCTTCATTTCGACTGTCATCATAG